The genomic interval GCTCGGCGATCGCGCCGCCATCCACGCCGTCGCAGACGCTCTCGCGGGCGTCGACTGCCCCATCGTCGTGGACCCGGTGATGATCGCGAAGGGCGGCGAGGCGCTGCTCCATCCGGACGATGTCGCGGCCGTGATCGAGCGCATGCTGCCGCTCGCGTTCGTCGCGACGCCGAATACGCCCGAGGCGGAGCGGCTGACCGGCATCCCCATCCGCTCGCTCGCGGACGCGGCGCGGGCGGCCGAGGCGCTGGCAGGGCTCGGCGCGCAGTATGCCGTGGTCAAAGGCGGACATCTCGAAGGCGCGGGCCATCTCGCCATCGATGTGGTGTTCCACGACGGCGCGTGGACCTTTTTCGCCGCCCCCCGCGTCCCGAGCCACAAGACCCACGGCACCGGCTGCACGTTTTCGTCCGCCATCGCCGCTTGCCTTGCGCGCGGGGCTCGGCCGCTCGAGGCCATCGCCGCGGCGAAGTCGTTCATCTCGCGCGCCATCGCGGCGGCCGCGGACTGGGACGTCGGCCGCGGGCATGGGCCCACGGATCACAGCCAATCTCCCGTCTGGCCGGAGCGGATCGAGGCCGGGCGGATGTACGTGTTCGATGGCCATCAGTATGCCGAGGCCGCTCCTCCACTGTGAGATTTGGCTCGGCCGAAGGGAGATTTGCAGATGCAGATGGGACAATGGCTCGCGCGGGTGCGCGAGGAGCGCCCGCTCGTCCACAACATCACGAACTTGGTCGTGACGAACGTTGCAGCCAACACCCTGCTCGCGCTCGGCGCCTCGCCCGTCATGGCGCACGCGCACGAAGAGGTCGCGGACATGGTCGCCATCGCCCGCGCGCTCGCGCTCAACCTGGGCACGCTCGACCCGTACGTCGTGACGAGCATGGATCTCGCGAGCGAAGCTGCGAACCGCCGCGGCGTGCCGGTCGTGCTCGATCCCGTC from Alicyclobacillus acidocaldarius subsp. acidocaldarius DSM 446 carries:
- the thiD gene encoding bifunctional hydroxymethylpyrimidine kinase/phosphomethylpyrimidine kinase, whose product is MFRHPDGHVARMLTIAGSDSGGGAGIQADLKTAHQFDVYGMSVLTAVTAQNTVGVQAVYPLPVDIVRAQFESVRDDLGFDAIKTGMLGDRAAIHAVADALAGVDCPIVVDPVMIAKGGEALLHPDDVAAVIERMLPLAFVATPNTPEAERLTGIPIRSLADAARAAEALAGLGAQYAVVKGGHLEGAGHLAIDVVFHDGAWTFFAAPRVPSHKTHGTGCTFSSAIAACLARGARPLEAIAAAKSFISRAIAAAADWDVGRGHGPTDHSQSPVWPERIEAGRMYVFDGHQYAEAAPPL